A genomic window from Triticum urartu cultivar G1812 chromosome 7, Tu2.1, whole genome shotgun sequence includes:
- the LOC125519865 gene encoding disease resistance protein Pik-2-like: MEATAVSVGKAVLNGALGYAKSKATEEIALQLGVERDVTFITDELQMMQSFLMTADEEQGQHKVLITWVQQVRNLAYKVEDNLMDFGLHTEKKPIWGCIPRELCDRRHIAMEVRDLRAKVEDVSNRNLRYRLIKEGLSGCKPAAAAEEQANLACTAMFGINEARLAAIEEGKPKVDLHQLVTCGQEDLGVIAVWGTGGDLGKTNEIRKVYENKQVFDKFGCRAWVRLMHPFDPKDFLHSLVRQFYENSPEEIGKLQEGATVGGNVLMKMENMGQSDLIRVFNAQVSHNRYLVVIDDLSTIVEWDCINSFFPRNRRGNRIILSARQAEIASLCPDLQVTELKQLSSDQALYLFHQEVTSASDVAETGSGTGKVIATENNQAKSTSEIDEESQWQKSAAGETVNDSAPVKMFDRSITNTLIEEVFFGREAEQDYFTNLVGGPEQNQETKVISVWGMGGLGKTTLVRNTYRSQQLGGWKRAWVTALRPFNPEVLIRSLALQLPSDVLEDPYGAGKQKDMASMGLHDLVKELHRVLNKEFLIVLDDISTTAEWDLVRGCLKNAGMVIVTTREKTVAKHCSREDTNMYRLEGLKDAAALDLFKKKVFKDKRGKVDLVLDMEEQARLILKKCNGLPLAISTIGGFLATKPKTAIEWRKMHYRISAELEINPELRTIKTVLMRSYDGLPYHLKSCFLYMSIFPEDCIIKRKRLVRRWIAEGYCKEMQGMTAEEVGDNYFDELLDRSMILPGEGVNHHSGKIDSCQLHDIIREICISKAKEENFAFTLEEGCCLSSTQGPIRHLAISSNWRRDKDVFDSMLDLSHVRSLTVYGEWRPYFISEKMRFLRVLDLDDTLRLRNHHLDKIGQLRHLRYLSIRNCVYIWYLPNSIGNLSHLQTLDIKGTRILELPTPITKLRKLQHLHTTGRFISTEKENDMFFESYWMHNAHHGPLLLFWHLGGNICSWRYLQCQGSMCLARAKILQSLFESFWSAQRSELGLNMHDIFNLHQSLWACLHKDMVGVKAPKGTGKLMSLQTLGVVNVSRGKEKVLKELSALTQLRKLGVTGINKGNRKKFWSAIAAHNQLCYLTVLGDDIDGCLGGDLLPPKHLESLKLVGRLDRVPHWMHHLQSLSKLDLKYSSLDEAVDIQTLGDLPNLAVLRLSTWATEMNQLDFLGSSFPSLLVLELSGLRELNLLTFEKDAMPKLELLQTDIYLGMMGLQFLRNLKEIRMIGHDISEMKIHLQNQYAEHQNLKNVSLKLM, translated from the exons ATGGAAGCAACGGCGGTGAGCGTGGGCAAGGCCGTGCTGAATGGAGCACTGGGCTATGCCAAGTCCAAGGCCACGGAGGAGATCGCCTTGCAGCTCGGCGTCGAGCGTGATGTGACCTTTATCACGGATGAACTGCAGATGATGCAGTCATTCCTGATGACGGCCGACGAGGAGCAAGGGCAACACAAGGTACTCATTACCTGGGTGCAGCAGGTCCGCAACCTGGCCTACAAGGTGGAGGACAACCTCATGGATTTCGGCCTCCACACGGAGAAGAAGCCGATCTGGGGATGCATCCCCCGTGAGCTATGTGATCGACGCCACATCGCCATGGAAGTGAGGGATCTAAGGGCAAAGGTTGAGGACGTCAGCAACAGAAACCTGCGGTACCGCCTCATCAAGGAAGGTTTGTCTGGCTGCAAGCCTGCTGCCGCTGCAGAAGAGCAGGCCAACCTTGCCTGCACGGCAATGTTTGGCATCAACGAAGCAAGGCTTGCCGCCATTGAGGAGGGAAAACCCAAGGTGGATCTCCATCAGCTGGTCACCTGCGGACAGGAGGATCTCGGCGTCATCGCTGTGTGGGGAACCGGAGGTGATCTTGGCAAAACAAACGAGATCAGGAAGGTCTATGAGAACAAACAAGTGTTTGACAAGTTTGGATGCCGTGCTTGGGTTAGGCTGATGCATCCTTTCGACCCGAAAGATTTCCTTCACAGCCTTGTGAGGCAGTTCTATGAAAATTCTCCAGAGGAAATCGGAAAGTTACAAGAAGGAGCAACTGTAGGGGGTAATGTCCTGATGAAGATGGAGAATATGGGACAAAGTGATTTGATTCGTGTGTTCAATGCTCAAGTTAGTCACAACCGATATCTGGTTGTGATTGATGACTTATCCACTATTGTCGAATGGGATTGCATCAATAGTTTCTTCCCAAGAAATAGGAGAGGTAACAGAATCATACTCTCAGCGCGCCAAGCAGAAATTGCGAGTTTGTGCCCGGACCTCCAAGTAACAGAGCTTAAGCAGCTGTCATCAGATCAAGCACTTTATCTGTTCCACCaggag GTTACGTCTGCATCAGATGTTGCAGAGACCGGTTCAGGCACGGGAAAAGTTATCGCCACTGAAAACAACCAAGCAAAGTCCACAAGTGAAATAGATGAGGAAAGTCAATGGCAAAAGAGTGCCGCTGGAGAAACAGTTAATGATTCTGCTCCGGTAAAGATGTTTGATCGCAGCATCACAAACACACTGATTGAGGAAGTGTTCTTTGGGCGGGAAGCAGAGCAAGATTATTTTACCAATTTAGTTGGTGGACCAGAACAAAATCAAGAAACTAAGGTGATCTCAGTGTGGGGAATGGGAGGTCTTGGGAAGACCACTCTCGTTCGAAACACGTACCGAAGCCAACAACTTGGTGGCTGGAAGCGTGCTTGGGTCACTGCACTGCGCCCGTTCAACCCAGAAGTGCTCATCAGAAGTTTAGCTTTGCAACTACCGAGTGATGTGCTAGAAGATCCGTATGGAGCAGGAAAACAAAAGGACATGGCATCAATGGGACTTCACGATCTAGTGAAAGAATTACATCGCGTTCTAAATAAAGAGTTCCtcattgttcttgatgatatatCAACCACTGCAGAATGGGATTTGGTCAGAGGTTGCTTGAAAAATGCCGGAATGGTCATAGTCACCACAAGGGAGAAAACTGTTGCCAAACATTGTTCAAGAGAAGACACCAACATGTATCGTCTTGAAGGTCTGAAAGATGCGGCTGCACTTGATCTCTTCAAAAAGAAG GTGTTTAAGGACAAGAGAGGAAAGGTTGATTTGGTCCTTGATATGGAAGAACAGGCAAGACTTATCTTAAAGAAGTGTAATGGTCTTCCCCTTGCAATATCAACTATAGGTGGATTCCTAGCCACTAAGCCTAAAACTGCTATTGAATGGAGGAAGATGCATTACCGCATTAGTGCTGAGTTGGAGATAAATCCAGAGCTTAGGACTATAAAGACGGTACTTATGAGGAGCTATGATGGCTTACCCTACCACCTCAAGTCATGTTTCTTGTACATGTCCATATTCCCGGAAGACTGCATAATTAAGCGCAAACGTTTGGTGAGGCGATGGATCGCAGAGGGTTATTGCAAGGAGATGCAGGGCATGACAGCAGAAGAAGTGGGTGACAACTACTTTGATGAGCTTTTAGACAGGAGTATGATTCTGCCAGGAGAAGGTGTAAACCATCATAGTGGGAAAATTGATTCTTGTCAACTTCATGATATCATTCGTGAAATATGCATCTCGAAGGCTAAGGAGGAAAATTTTGCTTTCACACTTGAGGAAGGATGTTGTTTGAGTAGTACACAAGGTCCAATACGTCATCTTGCCATTAGTAGCAACTGGAGAAGAGATAAAGATGTGTTTGATAGTATGCTGGACTTGTCGCACGTGCGATCACTGACCGTGTATGGAGAGTGGAGACCGTATTTTATCTCTGAAAAGATGAGGTTCCTCCGAGTGCTCGACTTGGACGACACATTACGTCTCAGAAATCACCATCTTGACAAAATTGGGCAGCTCCGTCACCTCAGATACCTCTCTATACGAAATTGTGTCTATATTTGGTACCTGCCTAATTCTATTGGGAATTTGAGCCACCTACAAACACTGGATATCAAAGGCACGCGTATATTAGAACTGCCAACACCTATCACCAAGCTTCGCAAGCTACAGCACCTCCATACAACTGGTCGTTTTATTAGTACAGAAAAGGAGAATGACATGTTTTTTGAGAGTTACTGGATGCATAATGCACATCATGGTCCCTTGTTATTGTTCTGGCACCTTGGAGGAAATATATGTAGCTGGAGATATTTGCAATGCCAGGGAAGCATGTGTCTTGCACGGGCCAAGATTTTGCAGTCTCTTTTTGAATCATTTTGGAGTGCACAACGTTCAGAACTTGGTCTGAACATGCACGATATATTCAACCTGCACCAGTCTCTTTGGGCGTGTTTGCACAAAGATATGGTTGGTGTTAAAGCTCCAAAAGGGACTGGAAAATTGATGTCCCTGCAAACACTGGGTGTTGTCAATGTTTCAAGGGGGAAGGAAAAGGTCCTAAAGGAGCTCAGTGCCCTCACCCAGCTGCGTAAGCTAGGTGTGACTGGTATCAACAAGGGAAACAGGAAAAAGTTTTGGTCTGCCATTGCTGCTCACAACCAACTTTGTTATTTGACAGTGCTTGGCGATGATATAGATGGTTGTTTGGGTGGCGATTTGTTGCCACCAAAACACCTGGAGAGCCTCAAGTTGGTCGGCCGCCTAGACAGAGTACCGCATTGGATGCACCACCTACAGAGTCTATCAAAGTTGGATCTCAAGTACAGCAGTTTGGACGAAGCTGTTGACATACAAACCCTCGGGGATCTACCAAATCTCGCAGTTTTAAGACTGAGCACCTGGGCAACTGAAATGAATCAGCTGGATTTTTTAGGCTCATCTTTCCCGAGCCTCTTGGTGCTGGAGCTTTCTGGGTTAAGAGAGCTCAACTTGTTGACATTTGAAAAAGATGCAATGCCTAAGCTCGAGCTGCTACAAACTGACATATACCTGGGGATGATGGGGCTACAGTTTCTCAGGAACCTCAAGGAAATTCGTATGATTGGTCATGACATCAGTGAGATGAAGATACACTTACAGAACCAATACGCGGAGCATCAAAATCTCAAGAACGTTAGTTTGAAGCTGATGTAG